The Pirellulales bacterium genome includes a region encoding these proteins:
- a CDS encoding DUF6496 domain-containing protein — MAKYGKKAGAEVKKALHKKKKGTQHSGKSGKKAKSKKQAIAIGLSKARKKGAKVPKKKKKS; from the coding sequence ATGGCTAAATATGGCAAGAAGGCCGGCGCCGAGGTTAAAAAGGCCCTGCACAAAAAGAAAAAGGGGACGCAGCATAGCGGCAAATCTGGCAAGAAAGCCAAAAGCAAGAAGCAAGCCATCGCAATCGGACTTTCCAAAGCACGGAAAAAAGGCGCGAAAGTGCCAAAGAAAAAGAAGAAAAGTTGA